One window of the Bombus affinis isolate iyBomAffi1 chromosome 10, iyBomAffi1.2, whole genome shotgun sequence genome contains the following:
- the LOC126921252 gene encoding protein roadkill-like isoform X3: protein MELLVPAISDVVFKYTWPVPNYKKIILKKKLIDSPSFDINVNDIRSTWNLSIRFWKNPDGKRMINPMVLCLNMLNCTVDEAEQAKIRFQFAVFNADVKHWEYCHVSRTILELKSYTDIISLGYRDLSIADRHLKKNGEVMLMVKIQIIHYESEKHHLSQDMARLLKHSYGADTKLTCGGLNKMEIPVHSNILAARSNVLAEMISPIRELNNRKSSKSDTAEDKISDMRELEEDIIDKGNESSNNHYVYALNLLDLSKEVTEELLRYIYSDHVDNLDIFAQELLSLAERFCLQGLKELCERNLIETITPENVASRLLVADEFGCDALKRASLAYCEKNITMLNKSLAWKMMEQTNPELFNEVCEAGISSSRSSNIDDSELSN, encoded by the exons ATGGAGTTGCTGGTGCCAGCTATCTCGGACGTCGTGTTTAAATACACGTGGCCCGTTCCAAATTACAAAAagattattttaaagaaaaagttAATCGATAGCCCGTCGTTCGACATCAATGTGAACGATATTCGCAGCACGTGGAATTTGTCCATCAGATTCTGGAAGAATCCTGATG GCAAACGAATGATAAACCCGATGGTATTGTGCCTGAACATGTTGAACTGCACCGTAGATGAAGCGGAACAAGCGAAGATACGATTTCAATTTGCAGTTTTCAATGCTGACGTTAAACACTGGGAGTACTGTCACGTTAGCAGGACAATACTTGAGCTGAAATCATACACGGACATCATTTCCTTGGGATACAGGGACTTGTCCATCGCCGACAGGCATTTAAAGAAGAACGGCGAGGTGATGTTAAtggttaagatacagataatcCATTACGAAAGCGAGAAACACCACTTGTCGCAG GATATGGCAAGATTATTAAAGCATTCGTATGGCGCAGACACCAAGTTGACTTGCGGGGGTTTGAATAAAATGGAAATTCCAGTTCACAGCAACATATTGGCTGCTCGTAGCAACGTTCTCGCTGAAATGATTTCGCCCATAAGAGAATTGAATAACAGGAAAAGCTCGAAATCGGATACCGCAGAAGATAAGATATCGGACATGAGAGAATTAGAAGAAGATATAATCGACAAAGGAAACGAAAGTTCCAAT aatCATTATGTGTATGCTCTGAATTTACTGGATCTTAGCAAAGAAGTGACAGAAGAATTGTTACGATACATTTATAGCGATCACGTTGATAATTTGGATATTTTCGCTCAGGAACTTTTATCTTTGGCTGAACGCTTTTGCCTACAAG GGTTAAAAGAACTCTGCGAAAGAAATCTTATCGAAACGATAACTCCAGAAAATGTAGCTAGCAGACTTTTGGTTGCAGACGAGTTTGGCTGTGATGCGCTTAAAAGAGCGAGTTTGGCATATTGCGAGAAAAATATAACGATGCTCAACAAAAGTTTAGCATGGAAAATGATGGAACAAACAAACCCAGAATTATTTAATGAAGTTTGTGAAGCTGGTATTAGCAGTTCAAGATCAAGTAACATAGATGATAGTGAATTAAGCAATTGA
- the LOC126921252 gene encoding protein roadkill-like isoform X6, translating to MHFTLYALMNVIIDACVIFTWSHRVSHCREFFWTRSRSRQFIHLLEDAQKWRKWTGCAKILFNADVKHWEYCHVSRTILELKSYTDIISLGYRDLSIADRHLKKNGEVMLMVKIQIIHYESEKHHLSQDMARLLKHSYGADTKLTCGGLNKMEIPVHSNILAARSNVLAEMISPIRELNNRKSSKSDTAEDKISDMRELEEDIIDKGNESSNNHYVYALNLLDLSKEVTEELLRYIYSDHVDNLDIFAQELLSLAERFCLQGLKELCERNLIETITPENVASRLLVADEFGCDALKRASLAYCEKNITMLNKSLAWKMMEQTNPELFNEVCEAGISSSRSSNIDDSELSN from the exons ATGCACTTTACGCTCTATGCATTAATGAACGTGATAATAGACGCGTGCGTTATATTTAC GTGGTCTCATCGCGTCTCTCATTGCCGAGAATTTTTCTGGACGCGTTCGAG ATCGCGGCAGTTTATCCATCTATTGGAAGATGCGCAGAAATGGAGGAAATGGACAGGATGCGCAAAAATAC TTTTCAATGCTGACGTTAAACACTGGGAGTACTGTCACGTTAGCAGGACAATACTTGAGCTGAAATCATACACGGACATCATTTCCTTGGGATACAGGGACTTGTCCATCGCCGACAGGCATTTAAAGAAGAACGGCGAGGTGATGTTAAtggttaagatacagataatcCATTACGAAAGCGAGAAACACCACTTGTCGCAG GATATGGCAAGATTATTAAAGCATTCGTATGGCGCAGACACCAAGTTGACTTGCGGGGGTTTGAATAAAATGGAAATTCCAGTTCACAGCAACATATTGGCTGCTCGTAGCAACGTTCTCGCTGAAATGATTTCGCCCATAAGAGAATTGAATAACAGGAAAAGCTCGAAATCGGATACCGCAGAAGATAAGATATCGGACATGAGAGAATTAGAAGAAGATATAATCGACAAAGGAAACGAAAGTTCCAAT aatCATTATGTGTATGCTCTGAATTTACTGGATCTTAGCAAAGAAGTGACAGAAGAATTGTTACGATACATTTATAGCGATCACGTTGATAATTTGGATATTTTCGCTCAGGAACTTTTATCTTTGGCTGAACGCTTTTGCCTACAAG GGTTAAAAGAACTCTGCGAAAGAAATCTTATCGAAACGATAACTCCAGAAAATGTAGCTAGCAGACTTTTGGTTGCAGACGAGTTTGGCTGTGATGCGCTTAAAAGAGCGAGTTTGGCATATTGCGAGAAAAATATAACGATGCTCAACAAAAGTTTAGCATGGAAAATGATGGAACAAACAAACCCAGAATTATTTAATGAAGTTTGTGAAGCTGGTATTAGCAGTTCAAGATCAAGTAACATAGATGATAGTGAATTAAGCAATTGA
- the LOC126921252 gene encoding uncharacterized protein LOC126921252 isoform X1 yields the protein MHTRWFSSWNYRGADSLRLHATRRLSRANPVDECLVARKPQTTLKRFNAFYFRSTRLVVLLSGKRMINPMVLCLNMLNCTVDEAEQAKIRFQFAVFNADVKHWEYCHVSRTILELKSYTDIISLGYRDLSIADRHLKKNGEVMLMVKIQIIHYESEKHHLSQDMARLLKHSYGADTKLTCGGLNKMEIPVHSNILAARSNVLAEMISPIRELNNRKSSKSDTAEDKISDMRELEEDIIDKGNESSNNHYVYALNLLDLSKEVTEELLRYIYSDHVDNLDIFAQELLSLAERFCLQGLKELCERNLIETITPENVASRLLVADEFGCDALKRASLAYCEKNITMLNKSLAWKMMEQTNPELFNEVCEAGISSSRSSNIDDSELSN from the exons ATGCACACACGATGGTTTTCGAGTTGGAATTACCGCGGTGCCGACAGTCTTCGGTTACACGCGACACGACGGCTTTCGAGGGCAAATCCGGTCGACGAGTGCCTGGTTGCCAGAAAGCCGCAGACCACTTTGAAACGCTTTAACGCTTTCTATTTCCGTTCTACTCGTCTCGTCGTTCTCCTATCAG GCAAACGAATGATAAACCCGATGGTATTGTGCCTGAACATGTTGAACTGCACCGTAGATGAAGCGGAACAAGCGAAGATACGATTTCAATTTGCAGTTTTCAATGCTGACGTTAAACACTGGGAGTACTGTCACGTTAGCAGGACAATACTTGAGCTGAAATCATACACGGACATCATTTCCTTGGGATACAGGGACTTGTCCATCGCCGACAGGCATTTAAAGAAGAACGGCGAGGTGATGTTAAtggttaagatacagataatcCATTACGAAAGCGAGAAACACCACTTGTCGCAG GATATGGCAAGATTATTAAAGCATTCGTATGGCGCAGACACCAAGTTGACTTGCGGGGGTTTGAATAAAATGGAAATTCCAGTTCACAGCAACATATTGGCTGCTCGTAGCAACGTTCTCGCTGAAATGATTTCGCCCATAAGAGAATTGAATAACAGGAAAAGCTCGAAATCGGATACCGCAGAAGATAAGATATCGGACATGAGAGAATTAGAAGAAGATATAATCGACAAAGGAAACGAAAGTTCCAAT aatCATTATGTGTATGCTCTGAATTTACTGGATCTTAGCAAAGAAGTGACAGAAGAATTGTTACGATACATTTATAGCGATCACGTTGATAATTTGGATATTTTCGCTCAGGAACTTTTATCTTTGGCTGAACGCTTTTGCCTACAAG GGTTAAAAGAACTCTGCGAAAGAAATCTTATCGAAACGATAACTCCAGAAAATGTAGCTAGCAGACTTTTGGTTGCAGACGAGTTTGGCTGTGATGCGCTTAAAAGAGCGAGTTTGGCATATTGCGAGAAAAATATAACGATGCTCAACAAAAGTTTAGCATGGAAAATGATGGAACAAACAAACCCAGAATTATTTAATGAAGTTTGTGAAGCTGGTATTAGCAGTTCAAGATCAAGTAACATAGATGATAGTGAATTAAGCAATTGA
- the LOC126921252 gene encoding protein roadkill-like isoform X8 has protein sequence MHFTLYALMNVIIDACVIFTSRQFIHLLEDAQKWRKWTGCAKILFNADVKHWEYCHVSRTILELKSYTDIISLGYRDLSIADRHLKKNGEVMLMVKIQIIHYESEKHHLSQDMARLLKHSYGADTKLTCGGLNKMEIPVHSNILAARSNVLAEMISPIRELNNRKSSKSDTAEDKISDMRELEEDIIDKGNESSNNHYVYALNLLDLSKEVTEELLRYIYSDHVDNLDIFAQELLSLAERFCLQGLKELCERNLIETITPENVASRLLVADEFGCDALKRASLAYCEKNITMLNKSLAWKMMEQTNPELFNEVCEAGISSSRSSNIDDSELSN, from the exons ATGCACTTTACGCTCTATGCATTAATGAACGTGATAATAGACGCGTGCGTTATATTTAC ATCGCGGCAGTTTATCCATCTATTGGAAGATGCGCAGAAATGGAGGAAATGGACAGGATGCGCAAAAATAC TTTTCAATGCTGACGTTAAACACTGGGAGTACTGTCACGTTAGCAGGACAATACTTGAGCTGAAATCATACACGGACATCATTTCCTTGGGATACAGGGACTTGTCCATCGCCGACAGGCATTTAAAGAAGAACGGCGAGGTGATGTTAAtggttaagatacagataatcCATTACGAAAGCGAGAAACACCACTTGTCGCAG GATATGGCAAGATTATTAAAGCATTCGTATGGCGCAGACACCAAGTTGACTTGCGGGGGTTTGAATAAAATGGAAATTCCAGTTCACAGCAACATATTGGCTGCTCGTAGCAACGTTCTCGCTGAAATGATTTCGCCCATAAGAGAATTGAATAACAGGAAAAGCTCGAAATCGGATACCGCAGAAGATAAGATATCGGACATGAGAGAATTAGAAGAAGATATAATCGACAAAGGAAACGAAAGTTCCAAT aatCATTATGTGTATGCTCTGAATTTACTGGATCTTAGCAAAGAAGTGACAGAAGAATTGTTACGATACATTTATAGCGATCACGTTGATAATTTGGATATTTTCGCTCAGGAACTTTTATCTTTGGCTGAACGCTTTTGCCTACAAG GGTTAAAAGAACTCTGCGAAAGAAATCTTATCGAAACGATAACTCCAGAAAATGTAGCTAGCAGACTTTTGGTTGCAGACGAGTTTGGCTGTGATGCGCTTAAAAGAGCGAGTTTGGCATATTGCGAGAAAAATATAACGATGCTCAACAAAAGTTTAGCATGGAAAATGATGGAACAAACAAACCCAGAATTATTTAATGAAGTTTGTGAAGCTGGTATTAGCAGTTCAAGATCAAGTAACATAGATGATAGTGAATTAAGCAATTGA
- the LOC126921252 gene encoding protein roadkill-like isoform X7, with the protein MELLVPAISDVVFKYTWPVPNYKKIILKKKLIDSPSFDINVNDIRSTWNLSIRFWKNPDVFNADVKHWEYCHVSRTILELKSYTDIISLGYRDLSIADRHLKKNGEVMLMVKIQIIHYESEKHHLSQDMARLLKHSYGADTKLTCGGLNKMEIPVHSNILAARSNVLAEMISPIRELNNRKSSKSDTAEDKISDMRELEEDIIDKGNESSNNHYVYALNLLDLSKEVTEELLRYIYSDHVDNLDIFAQELLSLAERFCLQGLKELCERNLIETITPENVASRLLVADEFGCDALKRASLAYCEKNITMLNKSLAWKMMEQTNPELFNEVCEAGISSSRSSNIDDSELSN; encoded by the exons ATGGAGTTGCTGGTGCCAGCTATCTCGGACGTCGTGTTTAAATACACGTGGCCCGTTCCAAATTACAAAAagattattttaaagaaaaagttAATCGATAGCCCGTCGTTCGACATCAATGTGAACGATATTCGCAGCACGTGGAATTTGTCCATCAGATTCTGGAAGAATCCTGATG TTTTCAATGCTGACGTTAAACACTGGGAGTACTGTCACGTTAGCAGGACAATACTTGAGCTGAAATCATACACGGACATCATTTCCTTGGGATACAGGGACTTGTCCATCGCCGACAGGCATTTAAAGAAGAACGGCGAGGTGATGTTAAtggttaagatacagataatcCATTACGAAAGCGAGAAACACCACTTGTCGCAG GATATGGCAAGATTATTAAAGCATTCGTATGGCGCAGACACCAAGTTGACTTGCGGGGGTTTGAATAAAATGGAAATTCCAGTTCACAGCAACATATTGGCTGCTCGTAGCAACGTTCTCGCTGAAATGATTTCGCCCATAAGAGAATTGAATAACAGGAAAAGCTCGAAATCGGATACCGCAGAAGATAAGATATCGGACATGAGAGAATTAGAAGAAGATATAATCGACAAAGGAAACGAAAGTTCCAAT aatCATTATGTGTATGCTCTGAATTTACTGGATCTTAGCAAAGAAGTGACAGAAGAATTGTTACGATACATTTATAGCGATCACGTTGATAATTTGGATATTTTCGCTCAGGAACTTTTATCTTTGGCTGAACGCTTTTGCCTACAAG GGTTAAAAGAACTCTGCGAAAGAAATCTTATCGAAACGATAACTCCAGAAAATGTAGCTAGCAGACTTTTGGTTGCAGACGAGTTTGGCTGTGATGCGCTTAAAAGAGCGAGTTTGGCATATTGCGAGAAAAATATAACGATGCTCAACAAAAGTTTAGCATGGAAAATGATGGAACAAACAAACCCAGAATTATTTAATGAAGTTTGTGAAGCTGGTATTAGCAGTTCAAGATCAAGTAACATAGATGATAGTGAATTAAGCAATTGA
- the LOC126921252 gene encoding protein roadkill-like isoform X2, with product MHFTLYALMNVIIDACVIFTWSHRVSHCREFFWTRSRSRQFIHLLEDAQKWRKWTGCAKIRKRMINPMVLCLNMLNCTVDEAEQAKIRFQFAVFNADVKHWEYCHVSRTILELKSYTDIISLGYRDLSIADRHLKKNGEVMLMVKIQIIHYESEKHHLSQDMARLLKHSYGADTKLTCGGLNKMEIPVHSNILAARSNVLAEMISPIRELNNRKSSKSDTAEDKISDMRELEEDIIDKGNESSNNHYVYALNLLDLSKEVTEELLRYIYSDHVDNLDIFAQELLSLAERFCLQGLKELCERNLIETITPENVASRLLVADEFGCDALKRASLAYCEKNITMLNKSLAWKMMEQTNPELFNEVCEAGISSSRSSNIDDSELSN from the exons ATGCACTTTACGCTCTATGCATTAATGAACGTGATAATAGACGCGTGCGTTATATTTAC GTGGTCTCATCGCGTCTCTCATTGCCGAGAATTTTTCTGGACGCGTTCGAG ATCGCGGCAGTTTATCCATCTATTGGAAGATGCGCAGAAATGGAGGAAATGGACAGGATGCGCAAAAATAC GCAAACGAATGATAAACCCGATGGTATTGTGCCTGAACATGTTGAACTGCACCGTAGATGAAGCGGAACAAGCGAAGATACGATTTCAATTTGCAGTTTTCAATGCTGACGTTAAACACTGGGAGTACTGTCACGTTAGCAGGACAATACTTGAGCTGAAATCATACACGGACATCATTTCCTTGGGATACAGGGACTTGTCCATCGCCGACAGGCATTTAAAGAAGAACGGCGAGGTGATGTTAAtggttaagatacagataatcCATTACGAAAGCGAGAAACACCACTTGTCGCAG GATATGGCAAGATTATTAAAGCATTCGTATGGCGCAGACACCAAGTTGACTTGCGGGGGTTTGAATAAAATGGAAATTCCAGTTCACAGCAACATATTGGCTGCTCGTAGCAACGTTCTCGCTGAAATGATTTCGCCCATAAGAGAATTGAATAACAGGAAAAGCTCGAAATCGGATACCGCAGAAGATAAGATATCGGACATGAGAGAATTAGAAGAAGATATAATCGACAAAGGAAACGAAAGTTCCAAT aatCATTATGTGTATGCTCTGAATTTACTGGATCTTAGCAAAGAAGTGACAGAAGAATTGTTACGATACATTTATAGCGATCACGTTGATAATTTGGATATTTTCGCTCAGGAACTTTTATCTTTGGCTGAACGCTTTTGCCTACAAG GGTTAAAAGAACTCTGCGAAAGAAATCTTATCGAAACGATAACTCCAGAAAATGTAGCTAGCAGACTTTTGGTTGCAGACGAGTTTGGCTGTGATGCGCTTAAAAGAGCGAGTTTGGCATATTGCGAGAAAAATATAACGATGCTCAACAAAAGTTTAGCATGGAAAATGATGGAACAAACAAACCCAGAATTATTTAATGAAGTTTGTGAAGCTGGTATTAGCAGTTCAAGATCAAGTAACATAGATGATAGTGAATTAAGCAATTGA
- the LOC126921252 gene encoding protein roadkill-like isoform X5: MHTRWFSSWNYRGADSLRLHATRRLSRANPVDECLVARKPQTTLKRFNAFYFRSTRLVVLLSVFNADVKHWEYCHVSRTILELKSYTDIISLGYRDLSIADRHLKKNGEVMLMVKIQIIHYESEKHHLSQDMARLLKHSYGADTKLTCGGLNKMEIPVHSNILAARSNVLAEMISPIRELNNRKSSKSDTAEDKISDMRELEEDIIDKGNESSNNHYVYALNLLDLSKEVTEELLRYIYSDHVDNLDIFAQELLSLAERFCLQGLKELCERNLIETITPENVASRLLVADEFGCDALKRASLAYCEKNITMLNKSLAWKMMEQTNPELFNEVCEAGISSSRSSNIDDSELSN; encoded by the exons ATGCACACACGATGGTTTTCGAGTTGGAATTACCGCGGTGCCGACAGTCTTCGGTTACACGCGACACGACGGCTTTCGAGGGCAAATCCGGTCGACGAGTGCCTGGTTGCCAGAAAGCCGCAGACCACTTTGAAACGCTTTAACGCTTTCTATTTCCGTTCTACTCGTCTCGTCGTTCTCCTATCAG TTTTCAATGCTGACGTTAAACACTGGGAGTACTGTCACGTTAGCAGGACAATACTTGAGCTGAAATCATACACGGACATCATTTCCTTGGGATACAGGGACTTGTCCATCGCCGACAGGCATTTAAAGAAGAACGGCGAGGTGATGTTAAtggttaagatacagataatcCATTACGAAAGCGAGAAACACCACTTGTCGCAG GATATGGCAAGATTATTAAAGCATTCGTATGGCGCAGACACCAAGTTGACTTGCGGGGGTTTGAATAAAATGGAAATTCCAGTTCACAGCAACATATTGGCTGCTCGTAGCAACGTTCTCGCTGAAATGATTTCGCCCATAAGAGAATTGAATAACAGGAAAAGCTCGAAATCGGATACCGCAGAAGATAAGATATCGGACATGAGAGAATTAGAAGAAGATATAATCGACAAAGGAAACGAAAGTTCCAAT aatCATTATGTGTATGCTCTGAATTTACTGGATCTTAGCAAAGAAGTGACAGAAGAATTGTTACGATACATTTATAGCGATCACGTTGATAATTTGGATATTTTCGCTCAGGAACTTTTATCTTTGGCTGAACGCTTTTGCCTACAAG GGTTAAAAGAACTCTGCGAAAGAAATCTTATCGAAACGATAACTCCAGAAAATGTAGCTAGCAGACTTTTGGTTGCAGACGAGTTTGGCTGTGATGCGCTTAAAAGAGCGAGTTTGGCATATTGCGAGAAAAATATAACGATGCTCAACAAAAGTTTAGCATGGAAAATGATGGAACAAACAAACCCAGAATTATTTAATGAAGTTTGTGAAGCTGGTATTAGCAGTTCAAGATCAAGTAACATAGATGATAGTGAATTAAGCAATTGA
- the LOC126921252 gene encoding protein roadkill-like isoform X9, whose amino-acid sequence MINPMVLCLNMLNCTVDEAEQAKIRFQFAVFNADVKHWEYCHVSRTILELKSYTDIISLGYRDLSIADRHLKKNGEVMLMVKIQIIHYESEKHHLSQDMARLLKHSYGADTKLTCGGLNKMEIPVHSNILAARSNVLAEMISPIRELNNRKSSKSDTAEDKISDMRELEEDIIDKGNESSNNHYVYALNLLDLSKEVTEELLRYIYSDHVDNLDIFAQELLSLAERFCLQGLKELCERNLIETITPENVASRLLVADEFGCDALKRASLAYCEKNITMLNKSLAWKMMEQTNPELFNEVCEAGISSSRSSNIDDSELSN is encoded by the exons ATGATAAACCCGATGGTATTGTGCCTGAACATGTTGAACTGCACCGTAGATGAAGCGGAACAAGCGAAGATACGATTTCAATTTGCAGTTTTCAATGCTGACGTTAAACACTGGGAGTACTGTCACGTTAGCAGGACAATACTTGAGCTGAAATCATACACGGACATCATTTCCTTGGGATACAGGGACTTGTCCATCGCCGACAGGCATTTAAAGAAGAACGGCGAGGTGATGTTAAtggttaagatacagataatcCATTACGAAAGCGAGAAACACCACTTGTCGCAG GATATGGCAAGATTATTAAAGCATTCGTATGGCGCAGACACCAAGTTGACTTGCGGGGGTTTGAATAAAATGGAAATTCCAGTTCACAGCAACATATTGGCTGCTCGTAGCAACGTTCTCGCTGAAATGATTTCGCCCATAAGAGAATTGAATAACAGGAAAAGCTCGAAATCGGATACCGCAGAAGATAAGATATCGGACATGAGAGAATTAGAAGAAGATATAATCGACAAAGGAAACGAAAGTTCCAAT aatCATTATGTGTATGCTCTGAATTTACTGGATCTTAGCAAAGAAGTGACAGAAGAATTGTTACGATACATTTATAGCGATCACGTTGATAATTTGGATATTTTCGCTCAGGAACTTTTATCTTTGGCTGAACGCTTTTGCCTACAAG GGTTAAAAGAACTCTGCGAAAGAAATCTTATCGAAACGATAACTCCAGAAAATGTAGCTAGCAGACTTTTGGTTGCAGACGAGTTTGGCTGTGATGCGCTTAAAAGAGCGAGTTTGGCATATTGCGAGAAAAATATAACGATGCTCAACAAAAGTTTAGCATGGAAAATGATGGAACAAACAAACCCAGAATTATTTAATGAAGTTTGTGAAGCTGGTATTAGCAGTTCAAGATCAAGTAACATAGATGATAGTGAATTAAGCAATTGA
- the LOC126921252 gene encoding uncharacterized protein LOC126921252 isoform X4, translating to MHFTLYALMNVIIDACVIFTSRQFIHLLEDAQKWRKWTGCAKIRKRMINPMVLCLNMLNCTVDEAEQAKIRFQFAVFNADVKHWEYCHVSRTILELKSYTDIISLGYRDLSIADRHLKKNGEVMLMVKIQIIHYESEKHHLSQDMARLLKHSYGADTKLTCGGLNKMEIPVHSNILAARSNVLAEMISPIRELNNRKSSKSDTAEDKISDMRELEEDIIDKGNESSNNHYVYALNLLDLSKEVTEELLRYIYSDHVDNLDIFAQELLSLAERFCLQGLKELCERNLIETITPENVASRLLVADEFGCDALKRASLAYCEKNITMLNKSLAWKMMEQTNPELFNEVCEAGISSSRSSNIDDSELSN from the exons ATGCACTTTACGCTCTATGCATTAATGAACGTGATAATAGACGCGTGCGTTATATTTAC ATCGCGGCAGTTTATCCATCTATTGGAAGATGCGCAGAAATGGAGGAAATGGACAGGATGCGCAAAAATAC GCAAACGAATGATAAACCCGATGGTATTGTGCCTGAACATGTTGAACTGCACCGTAGATGAAGCGGAACAAGCGAAGATACGATTTCAATTTGCAGTTTTCAATGCTGACGTTAAACACTGGGAGTACTGTCACGTTAGCAGGACAATACTTGAGCTGAAATCATACACGGACATCATTTCCTTGGGATACAGGGACTTGTCCATCGCCGACAGGCATTTAAAGAAGAACGGCGAGGTGATGTTAAtggttaagatacagataatcCATTACGAAAGCGAGAAACACCACTTGTCGCAG GATATGGCAAGATTATTAAAGCATTCGTATGGCGCAGACACCAAGTTGACTTGCGGGGGTTTGAATAAAATGGAAATTCCAGTTCACAGCAACATATTGGCTGCTCGTAGCAACGTTCTCGCTGAAATGATTTCGCCCATAAGAGAATTGAATAACAGGAAAAGCTCGAAATCGGATACCGCAGAAGATAAGATATCGGACATGAGAGAATTAGAAGAAGATATAATCGACAAAGGAAACGAAAGTTCCAAT aatCATTATGTGTATGCTCTGAATTTACTGGATCTTAGCAAAGAAGTGACAGAAGAATTGTTACGATACATTTATAGCGATCACGTTGATAATTTGGATATTTTCGCTCAGGAACTTTTATCTTTGGCTGAACGCTTTTGCCTACAAG GGTTAAAAGAACTCTGCGAAAGAAATCTTATCGAAACGATAACTCCAGAAAATGTAGCTAGCAGACTTTTGGTTGCAGACGAGTTTGGCTGTGATGCGCTTAAAAGAGCGAGTTTGGCATATTGCGAGAAAAATATAACGATGCTCAACAAAAGTTTAGCATGGAAAATGATGGAACAAACAAACCCAGAATTATTTAATGAAGTTTGTGAAGCTGGTATTAGCAGTTCAAGATCAAGTAACATAGATGATAGTGAATTAAGCAATTGA